The Planctomycetota bacterium genome has a window encoding:
- a CDS encoding radical SAM protein: protein MDFAPVAASPDNVATGESGSSRPLYKVFSTDSGHYLYDTATNQILTVPEDFARHLAEGAFSQGELDEMAADPWDGVLVPTSGLPLTPRLDRATVESAIQGECKQLILEATRDCNLRCKYCLYSGRQPGRRGTYEQHMAPDTARKAVDYLAAHSSRCPEVIVGFYGGEPLLNPSLMRATAEYARRTITDKKLTLTLTTNGTLLNRETMDFLAANEFFVYVSMDGPREANDRNRVFAGSGEGTSDLVVARLREFQRLYPDYCRRSVGFSMVIAPGADLARMAEWAGEWDLALATVTRASDDTGELEEAFRAQPVTGYEQLKAQYIEAARTGTLPQRRGRIGFALHTALFSIGLSTLRKRAVPTSPHDRAIRRGICIPSKQRLFVDCNGDLFPCEKTDGFRHLHLGHVDTGVDARRAYDIIVGFHEFLAEECASCWLWRLCPVCFVGATVGNAYARDKARRVCEMHRREMADTLKTYCTILEHDPGALDCFLDSQADLV from the coding sequence ATGGACTTCGCGCCTGTGGCCGCTTCGCCTGATAACGTGGCGACGGGTGAGTCCGGCTCGAGCCGGCCGCTGTACAAAGTCTTCTCTACGGACTCCGGCCACTACCTTTACGATACGGCCACGAATCAGATCCTCACCGTGCCTGAGGACTTTGCGCGCCACCTCGCCGAGGGAGCCTTCTCGCAGGGCGAGCTCGACGAGATGGCCGCGGACCCCTGGGACGGCGTCCTCGTCCCCACCTCCGGCCTCCCTCTGACGCCGAGGCTGGACCGCGCCACCGTCGAGAGCGCGATCCAGGGCGAGTGCAAGCAGCTCATCCTGGAAGCGACCCGCGACTGCAATCTGCGCTGCAAGTACTGCCTCTACTCGGGCCGCCAGCCCGGCCGCCGCGGCACCTACGAGCAGCACATGGCCCCCGACACGGCGCGCAAGGCCGTGGACTATCTGGCGGCCCACTCATCCCGCTGCCCCGAGGTCATTGTCGGCTTCTACGGCGGCGAGCCGCTCCTCAACCCCTCTCTCATGCGCGCCACCGCCGAATACGCCCGCCGAACCATCACAGACAAGAAGCTCACCCTCACCCTCACCACGAACGGCACGCTGCTCAACCGCGAGACGATGGACTTTCTCGCCGCCAACGAGTTCTTCGTCTACGTCAGCATGGACGGCCCGCGCGAGGCGAACGACCGGAACCGCGTCTTCGCCGGCTCGGGGGAAGGCACATCCGACCTCGTGGTGGCGCGGCTGCGCGAGTTCCAGCGGCTCTACCCCGACTACTGCCGCCGCTCCGTCGGCTTCTCGATGGTCATTGCGCCCGGGGCGGATCTCGCGCGCATGGCCGAATGGGCCGGCGAATGGGACCTCGCCCTTGCCACCGTGACCCGCGCCTCGGACGACACGGGAGAACTCGAGGAAGCCTTTCGAGCGCAGCCCGTGACCGGCTACGAACAGCTCAAGGCCCAGTACATCGAGGCGGCTCGCACCGGCACGTTGCCGCAGCGGCGCGGGCGCATCGGCTTCGCCCTCCACACCGCCCTGTTCTCCATCGGGCTCTCCACCCTGCGCAAGCGGGCCGTGCCCACATCGCCTCACGACCGCGCTATCCGCCGAGGCATCTGCATCCCCAGCAAACAGCGGCTCTTCGTGGACTGCAACGGCGACCTCTTCCCGTGCGAGAAGACGGACGGCTTCCGCCACCTCCACCTCGGCCACGTGGACACTGGGGTGGACGCCCGGAGGGCCTATGACATCATTGTCGGGTTCCACGAGTTCCTCGCCGAGGAGTGCGCCTCGTGCTGGCTCTGGCGGCTGTGTCCCGTCTGCTTCGTGGGGGCGACCGTGGGGAATGCCTACGCGCGCGACAAGGCGCGGCGGGTCTGCGAGATGCATCGCCGCGAGATGGCCGACACGCTGAAGACCTACTGCACCATCCTCGAGCACGATCCGGGCGCGCTCGATTGCTTCCTTGACTCGCAGGCGGATTTGGTGTAG
- a CDS encoding GAF domain-containing protein, with protein MASPPEAGARLGAAQPALDRAACQRGRLGRLLRRLLAEAVASCRATEGTLWVPSPTGAALEGALNHGQTPDILEAASVPVADSVIGLVFCTGAAACIGPDDPHNPSVDEQTGLPTRAMAAAPVRIGSDTVAVLSVINPAGGGVFSRADLEALEWKAYLAALVIEDAHDEP; from the coding sequence ATGGCCTCGCCTCCTGAAGCCGGCGCCCGCCTCGGGGCTGCGCAACCGGCGCTTGACCGCGCCGCCTGCCAGCGCGGCCGGCTCGGCCGGCTGTTGCGCCGCCTCCTCGCGGAGGCCGTCGCGTCGTGCCGGGCCACCGAAGGTACCCTCTGGGTCCCCTCCCCCACTGGCGCGGCACTCGAGGGAGCGCTCAACCACGGCCAAACGCCCGACATTCTGGAGGCCGCCTCCGTGCCCGTGGCCGACAGCGTAATCGGCCTCGTCTTCTGCACGGGCGCCGCGGCCTGCATCGGCCCGGACGACCCTCACAACCCGAGTGTGGACGAGCAAACCGGCCTCCCCACCCGCGCGATGGCCGCAGCCCCCGTTCGCATCGGGTCCGATACGGTGGCCGTGCTCTCGGTGATCAACCCGGCGGGCGGCGGCGTCTTCTCGCGCGCCGACCTCGAGGCCCTCGAGTGGAAGGCGTATCTCGCGGCCCTGGTGATCGAGGACGCACACGATGAGCCCTGA
- a CDS encoding S8 family serine peptidase yields MSPEPVAIDAARLAAATGSGVRVLLVDSGVEVSHPALQGVRIPCWGVRLAEGATPCVVEDSGGDAAGHGTAVAWLLHQHAPEAELHSLRAIGPSLHGSSALLLAGLRWGVRQGYDILVCSFGTACEDFLRDYKRLVDQAFCRNVWLVAASGNVDFCAAEYPAHFPTVLSTDFAALHGLALQRRRGTLVEFVANGEGLHVPWRGGGYRTVSGCSFAAPHLAALAARVRQAHPAWNACQAKAALYALAEEAPREALRT; encoded by the coding sequence ATGAGCCCTGAGCCCGTGGCCATAGACGCGGCCCGCCTCGCAGCCGCCACCGGCAGCGGCGTGCGGGTGCTGCTGGTAGACTCGGGCGTGGAGGTGAGCCACCCGGCGTTGCAGGGCGTGAGAATCCCCTGCTGGGGCGTGCGGCTGGCGGAGGGCGCGACGCCGTGCGTCGTCGAGGACAGCGGCGGCGACGCGGCCGGCCATGGCACCGCCGTGGCCTGGCTGCTGCACCAGCACGCGCCCGAGGCCGAGCTTCACAGCCTGCGGGCCATCGGACCCAGCCTCCACGGCTCGTCGGCCCTCCTCCTCGCCGGCCTGCGGTGGGGCGTCCGGCAGGGCTACGACATCCTCGTCTGCAGCTTCGGCACAGCCTGCGAGGATTTTCTGCGCGACTACAAGCGGTTGGTGGACCAGGCCTTCTGCCGCAACGTGTGGCTTGTCGCCGCGTCGGGCAACGTGGACTTCTGCGCGGCGGAGTACCCCGCGCACTTCCCCACCGTGCTTTCGACCGATTTCGCAGCGCTGCACGGTCTGGCCCTACAGCGGCGGCGGGGAACCCTCGTGGAGTTCGTGGCGAACGGGGAGGGCCTCCATGTGCCGTGGCGGGGAGGAGGCTACCGCACGGTATCGGGGTGCAGCTTCGCCGCGCCCCATCTCGCCGCCCTTGCGGCCAGGGTGCGCCAGGCCCATCCCGCCTGGAACGCCTGCCAGGCCAAAGCCGCCCTCTACGCGCTCGCGGAAGAGGCCCCTCGCGAGGCCCTGCGCACCTGA
- a CDS encoding cyclic nucleotide-binding domain-containing protein yields MTGHEDPEPLLRERFGNRLAEARLAAGEPLFRQGDPADALFLIVEGRLRVTQEGLTLGDLRAGEIVGELGALTAGTRTASVTAVENSRLLRLGAAEVEALLETAPAIAERLAELVRERLRRSQLAVALARLLGPLGRAALEEIEGRVDWVSLAGGEVLVREGEADRSLYILLSGRLQVRSAQCGGRKGLSTPHSEVTPGESVGEMALLTGEPRTGEVRALRDSVLARLPPEAFEAVRARHPEIVAGLARVLAQRLRARERSEPARQRAMSFALVPAGPDVPLDEVAARLAAALARLGSTLHLSRDTLDRLTGLRGAAEVEPGTPRGGWLTAWLDEQETRHRFLILQADAAGSAWTRRCIREADQVILVAGPALGDCGLRIADCGLSLGTPNARPETAKPLNLVLVHPNDASLPSGIGAWLEALAPAEHYHIREGREDDAARLARCLAGRAVGLVLGGGGARGLAHLGVIRALLEAGAPIDRVAGASMGAVVGAALAMEMDYATELSRGRHVFIQGRPHKEYTLPILSLLRGRRLDRLLPTVYGEARIEDLWLPFLCVSCNLTTADLEVHRRGRVWKAVRASASLPGVFPPAIQNGHLLVDGGVLNNLPGDLLRRAGCERVIAVSVSPPVEMAVEGEEFPSPWRLLWDRLRRRKRGARRIPGIFDVLIRTLVIGSDHKAEEVQRDADLCLRPPVERYGILEFEAMDEIAEAGYAYTREFLSGPGCPAWLKDLLRRRGAATERDG; encoded by the coding sequence ATGACCGGGCACGAAGACCCCGAGCCGCTGCTTCGAGAGCGATTCGGCAACCGACTCGCCGAAGCGCGGCTGGCCGCGGGGGAGCCGCTCTTCCGCCAGGGCGACCCGGCCGACGCCCTGTTCCTCATCGTGGAGGGGCGCCTCCGCGTGACTCAGGAGGGCCTGACGCTCGGCGACCTCCGGGCGGGAGAAATCGTCGGAGAGCTGGGCGCGCTCACCGCCGGCACCCGCACGGCATCCGTCACGGCCGTGGAGAACAGCCGGCTCCTGCGCCTGGGCGCCGCCGAGGTCGAAGCCCTCCTCGAGACCGCGCCCGCGATCGCGGAACGCCTGGCGGAGCTGGTCCGCGAACGCCTTCGCCGCAGCCAGCTAGCCGTGGCGTTGGCCCGTTTGCTCGGGCCGCTCGGGCGCGCCGCACTCGAGGAGATCGAGGGGCGCGTGGACTGGGTGTCGCTGGCCGGCGGCGAGGTGCTTGTGCGGGAAGGGGAGGCGGACCGCAGCCTCTACATTCTGTTGAGCGGACGCCTGCAAGTGCGTAGTGCGCAGTGTGGGGGGCGGAAGGGGCTCTCCACTCCTCATTCCGAGGTCACCCCCGGCGAGAGCGTGGGCGAGATGGCGCTCCTCACGGGCGAGCCGCGCACGGGCGAGGTGCGCGCCTTGCGCGACAGCGTGCTGGCCCGCCTCCCGCCCGAGGCATTCGAGGCGGTCCGCGCCCGGCACCCCGAGATCGTCGCTGGGCTGGCGCGGGTGCTGGCCCAACGCCTCCGCGCCCGCGAGCGCTCCGAGCCGGCCCGCCAGAGGGCGATGTCGTTCGCACTCGTTCCTGCCGGCCCGGACGTGCCGCTGGACGAGGTGGCGGCCCGGCTCGCCGCGGCGCTCGCACGCCTCGGGTCCACGCTCCACCTGTCGCGCGACACGCTGGACCGCCTCACCGGCCTGCGCGGCGCCGCCGAAGTCGAACCCGGCACCCCGCGCGGCGGCTGGCTCACCGCCTGGCTCGACGAGCAGGAGACCCGGCATAGGTTCCTCATCCTCCAAGCCGACGCGGCGGGTTCAGCCTGGACTCGTCGCTGCATCCGGGAGGCCGATCAGGTCATCTTGGTCGCAGGCCCCGCTCTCGGGGATTGTGGATTGCGGATTGCGGATTGCGGACTGAGCCTCGGAACCCCCAACGCGAGACCCGAAACCGCCAAGCCGCTTAACCTCGTCCTCGTGCACCCGAACGATGCTAGCCTTCCTTCGGGAATCGGCGCCTGGCTGGAAGCCCTGGCGCCGGCCGAGCACTACCATATCCGCGAGGGTCGAGAGGACGACGCGGCCCGGCTGGCTCGGTGCCTTGCCGGGCGGGCGGTGGGCCTGGTGCTCGGGGGCGGCGGGGCGCGCGGGCTGGCGCACCTGGGCGTCATCCGCGCCCTCCTCGAGGCCGGCGCGCCCATTGACCGCGTGGCGGGAGCCAGCATGGGAGCCGTCGTTGGTGCGGCACTCGCGATGGAGATGGACTACGCGACCGAGCTCTCCCGGGGCCGCCACGTGTTCATCCAGGGCAGGCCGCACAAGGAGTACACGCTGCCGATCCTCTCGCTCCTCCGCGGCCGGAGGCTCGACCGCCTGCTGCCCACGGTGTACGGCGAGGCCCGCATCGAGGACCTCTGGCTCCCCTTCCTCTGCGTCTCGTGCAACCTGACGACGGCCGACCTGGAGGTCCACCGGCGCGGCCGCGTCTGGAAGGCCGTGCGGGCCAGCGCATCCCTGCCCGGCGTCTTTCCGCCGGCCATTCAGAATGGCCACCTCCTGGTGGATGGTGGGGTGTTGAACAACCTCCCCGGCGATCTGCTCCGCCGCGCCGGTTGCGAACGGGTCATCGCGGTCAGCGTCAGCCCTCCCGTGGAGATGGCCGTCGAAGGCGAGGAGTTCCCCTCGCCCTGGCGCCTGCTCTGGGACCGCCTGCGGCGGCGGAAGAGGGGAGCCCGGCGCATCCCCGGCATCTTCGACGTCCTCATCCGCACGCTGGTCATCGGCAGCGACCACAAGGCCGAGGAGGTCCAACGCGACGCCGACCTCTGCCTGCGCCCGCCCGTCGAACGGTATGGAATCCTCGAGTTCGAGGCCATGGACGAGATCGCGGAGGCCGGATACGCCTATACTCGGGAGTTCCTCAGCGGCCCGGGTTGCCCGGCGTGGCTGAAGGACTTGCTGAGGCGGCGGGGGGCCGCCACCGAAAGGGATGGGTGA
- a CDS encoding protein kinase, which yields MAGAPDSVGLTAASREQMERFRIAHATQVLTILLSDLEGSTRQQSTLGNVRAAALVRIHREIFRRALSGVDGQEVETAGDSFLVVFATPSEAVKFALHMQAAMRAARGDEPDLPQVRVGIHQGQVVVERHDDGPKRLDIYGLQISTAARIADLARGGQILCTRAVFDDARAILCRDDLAGLDPVAWCNHGPYRFKGVEDRYEVCEIGERTHAPLAAPAATAKGWPAEQADEELGWRPAVGVTVPGTSWVLEERLGREEVVRSGESGVRNEEAAQAGTPSQSALRTLHSAVRYRGAFGEVWKAWNPADKSRQVFKFCFKRERLQALKREARLLKRLHRYHHPNLVEVYDITEGDRPPYYLEMEYVEGPSLAGWLAGNPPLAERLEIVAQIADALDTVHAAGIFHRDIKPSNLLLARREDGVLVAKLTDFGLGAAADDDVLKSLTSTRIEGVAGTWDYLAPELRRGASPSPQSDLYSLGVTLYQIVCGDLERTLGDWERQVGSEVLREDIARCIATDPAARWPRAAELSRALRSHDERLRERQLQRDREAQRRRIQRLAAISSVAAVAAIVLAVLGAYAFVQRRIARHHAAVAQRERDDAVAARRRTEAELYFSNVLLATRQIEQQRYDQARDALWGAPEALRNWEWGHLLARCSTDLGTLRGSGQPLQSVAFSPDGSHIVAACDDGKAYVWHTRSGRTAAVLDGHAAWLNGAEFSPDGQRILTSSYDGTARLWEAGTGKPLAVLSGHCPALAIGPPGAPELSAALADAWAKRTTWDMMQSLKEKPFALRPEGGPMSEFAPAPREAMGTLLAALELTRNVVSAHCAAKGGLVLTAGFDGTAKLWDTRSGAALRTLCGRARREAAARRFATVEDAIRWLDKVGLTTAVFSPDGSRVATGAEDGTVEVWDTQAGTLLWSQAAHAAPVVCVAFDSQGRRLATAPGQRTARPWDAWLASRPSPRGAEAVPTAPDRTARVWDVATGKPVCEVSCPGTPTLVAFLGEGMQFLTAQAGEVATGSIWSAERGQHLRTFLGLPLAVGPEGKQILAAVAGGVACMEAASGALLFTVSGHSGPVHAAAFAPGAPCFATSSADGATKLWEIAEPSSRERPAPLVFHLDRQVFVQSGGEALQDVAVSRDGARLVVVAGGRFSAWDTARAASLPCRHGQGSIGGIDLVSDGHSVAILSGTSTVFVSELAEACSQSVEIRHGQTVRRARFSPDRTRVVTASSDRTAKVWDAATGKMLADLVGHTDIVWDAVFSPDGTQVASASSDHTAKVWDARSGKLQATMAGHERGLHDATFSADGARLATTAADGTARVWDTRSGATIAVLRGEKGDSPWHAQFTPDAQRVLITTVTSSGSLEARLWDVASVSPLHTFRGRNGTPTGAALSPDGSRVATADGAAVRLWDTASGRELAVLEGHAKPVTHVLFSGDGLTIVTGGEDGTARLWRARPWWSGAYPGDAAVPWRERFEAWRVDQYRRWQEALHR from the coding sequence ATGGCCGGCGCTCCGGACTCGGTGGGGCTGACGGCCGCCTCGCGCGAGCAGATGGAGCGCTTCCGCATCGCCCACGCCACGCAGGTGCTCACGATTCTGCTGAGCGACCTGGAGGGCTCCACGCGGCAGCAGAGCACGCTGGGCAACGTCCGTGCCGCGGCCCTGGTGCGCATCCACAGGGAGATCTTCCGCCGGGCGCTCAGCGGTGTGGATGGCCAGGAGGTGGAGACGGCCGGCGACTCCTTCCTGGTCGTGTTCGCGACCCCCTCGGAGGCGGTGAAGTTCGCCCTGCACATGCAGGCGGCCATGCGAGCCGCTCGCGGGGACGAGCCGGACCTGCCGCAGGTGCGCGTGGGGATTCACCAGGGACAGGTCGTGGTGGAGCGCCACGACGACGGCCCGAAGCGGTTGGACATCTACGGCCTCCAGATCTCGACCGCCGCCCGCATCGCGGACCTGGCCCGTGGCGGGCAGATTCTCTGCACCCGGGCAGTCTTCGACGACGCTCGGGCCATCCTCTGCCGCGACGACCTGGCGGGCCTCGACCCCGTGGCCTGGTGCAACCACGGCCCCTATCGCTTCAAGGGCGTCGAGGATCGCTACGAGGTCTGCGAAATCGGCGAGCGAACGCACGCGCCCCTCGCGGCCCCTGCGGCCACGGCCAAAGGCTGGCCAGCCGAGCAGGCCGACGAGGAGCTGGGCTGGCGGCCCGCTGTCGGGGTCACCGTCCCTGGCACGAGCTGGGTGCTCGAGGAACGCCTCGGGCGCGAGGAGGTAGTGCGGAGTGGGGAGTCCGGAGTGCGGAATGAAGAGGCAGCCCAGGCAGGAACTCCTTCCCAATCCGCACTCCGCACTCTCCACTCCGCAGTGCGGTACCGCGGCGCCTTCGGCGAAGTGTGGAAGGCGTGGAACCCCGCCGACAAGTCGCGCCAGGTCTTCAAGTTCTGCTTCAAGCGCGAACGCCTCCAGGCCCTCAAGCGCGAGGCCCGCCTGCTCAAGCGCCTCCACCGTTACCACCATCCGAACCTCGTCGAGGTCTACGACATCACCGAGGGCGACCGGCCCCCCTACTACCTCGAAATGGAGTACGTCGAAGGGCCGTCGCTCGCCGGCTGGCTGGCCGGGAACCCGCCCCTGGCCGAACGCCTCGAGATCGTCGCTCAAATCGCCGACGCCCTCGACACCGTCCACGCGGCCGGCATCTTCCACCGCGACATCAAGCCGTCGAACCTCCTCCTCGCCCGGCGCGAGGATGGCGTGCTCGTGGCCAAACTGACCGATTTCGGCCTCGGCGCGGCGGCCGACGACGATGTCCTGAAGAGCCTCACCAGCACCCGCATCGAAGGCGTGGCCGGCACGTGGGACTACCTGGCCCCTGAACTCCGCCGCGGCGCGTCCCCGTCCCCCCAGAGCGACCTCTACAGCCTTGGTGTGACGCTCTACCAGATCGTGTGCGGCGACCTCGAGCGCACGCTGGGCGACTGGGAGCGCCAAGTGGGCAGCGAGGTGCTTCGCGAGGACATTGCCCGCTGCATCGCGACCGACCCCGCCGCCCGCTGGCCGCGGGCCGCCGAGCTGTCCCGCGCGCTCCGCAGTCACGACGAGCGGCTCCGCGAGCGCCAGCTTCAGCGGGACCGCGAGGCCCAGCGGCGCCGCATCCAGCGCCTCGCGGCCATCTCCAGCGTCGCCGCCGTCGCGGCCATCGTCCTGGCTGTCCTGGGCGCCTACGCGTTCGTCCAGCGCCGCATCGCCCGCCACCACGCGGCCGTTGCCCAGCGCGAGCGCGACGACGCGGTCGCCGCCCGCCGCCGCACAGAGGCCGAACTCTACTTCTCGAACGTCCTCCTCGCCACGCGGCAGATCGAGCAGCAGCGCTATGATCAGGCCCGCGACGCCCTCTGGGGCGCGCCCGAGGCCCTGCGAAACTGGGAATGGGGCCACCTCCTCGCCCGTTGCTCCACCGACCTCGGCACGCTGCGCGGCAGCGGCCAACCCCTCCAGAGCGTCGCCTTCAGCCCCGACGGATCTCACATCGTGGCCGCTTGCGACGACGGGAAGGCTTATGTGTGGCACACCCGCAGCGGCCGCACCGCGGCCGTGCTGGACGGCCACGCGGCCTGGCTGAACGGCGCCGAGTTCAGCCCCGACGGACAGCGCATCCTCACCTCCTCCTACGATGGCACGGCGCGCCTGTGGGAGGCCGGCACGGGGAAGCCGCTCGCCGTTCTGAGCGGCCACTGCCCGGCTCTCGCCATCGGCCCGCCCGGGGCGCCAGAACTCTCCGCCGCCCTCGCCGACGCCTGGGCCAAGCGCACGACATGGGACATGATGCAGTCGCTGAAGGAGAAGCCGTTCGCCCTGCGGCCCGAGGGCGGTCCGATGAGCGAGTTCGCCCCTGCGCCCCGCGAGGCGATGGGCACGCTCCTGGCCGCTCTGGAGCTCACGCGCAACGTGGTCTCCGCGCACTGCGCCGCGAAGGGCGGCCTGGTGCTCACCGCCGGCTTCGATGGCACGGCGAAGCTCTGGGACACCCGCTCGGGCGCCGCGCTCCGCACGCTCTGCGGCCGCGCGCGGCGCGAGGCGGCGGCGCGCCGCTTCGCCACGGTCGAGGACGCCATCCGTTGGCTCGACAAGGTGGGCCTGACCACAGCGGTCTTCAGTCCCGACGGCTCCCGCGTCGCCACCGGCGCCGAGGATGGCACGGTGGAGGTCTGGGACACGCAGGCGGGCACGCTCCTCTGGTCGCAGGCCGCCCATGCGGCGCCAGTCGTGTGTGTGGCATTCGACAGCCAGGGTCGCCGCCTCGCCACCGCCCCCGGCCAGCGTACCGCGCGGCCCTGGGATGCCTGGCTCGCCTCTCGCCCTTCGCCGCGGGGCGCCGAGGCCGTGCCCACAGCGCCTGACCGCACAGCTCGGGTGTGGGACGTGGCGACGGGCAAGCCTGTCTGCGAAGTGTCCTGCCCGGGCACCCCAACCCTCGTTGCCTTCCTGGGGGAGGGCATGCAGTTCCTCACTGCGCAAGCCGGCGAGGTTGCCACGGGCAGTATCTGGAGTGCCGAGAGAGGACAGCACTTGCGCACGTTCCTCGGCCTTCCCCTCGCGGTCGGCCCCGAAGGCAAGCAGATTCTTGCCGCCGTCGCAGGGGGAGTTGCGTGCATGGAAGCCGCCAGCGGCGCTCTCTTGTTCACGGTTTCGGGCCACAGCGGCCCGGTGCACGCGGCAGCGTTTGCGCCCGGCGCACCGTGTTTCGCCACGTCGTCGGCCGACGGCGCGACCAAGCTCTGGGAGATCGCGGAGCCGTCATCGCGCGAGCGGCCCGCTCCGCTCGTCTTCCACCTTGACCGGCAGGTCTTCGTGCAGTCGGGCGGCGAGGCGCTACAGGACGTGGCGGTCAGCCGTGATGGTGCGAGGCTAGTCGTGGTTGCCGGTGGGAGGTTCAGCGCGTGGGATACGGCTCGCGCTGCCAGCCTGCCGTGCCGCCATGGCCAGGGTTCTATCGGTGGCATTGATCTCGTTTCCGATGGCCATAGCGTTGCCATCCTCAGTGGCACGAGCACTGTGTTTGTCAGCGAACTTGCCGAGGCGTGTTCGCAGAGCGTGGAGATACGGCACGGCCAGACCGTGCGCCGTGCCCGCTTCAGCCCCGATCGGACGCGGGTCGTCACCGCCTCCAGCGACCGGACGGCCAAAGTGTGGGACGCCGCCACCGGCAAGATGCTGGCCGACCTCGTGGGCCACACGGACATCGTTTGGGACGCGGTGTTCAGCCCCGACGGCACACAGGTCGCCTCGGCGTCGAGCGATCACACGGCAAAGGTGTGGGACGCCCGTTCGGGCAAGCTCCAGGCCACGATGGCGGGCCACGAGCGTGGGCTGCACGACGCCACATTCAGCGCCGACGGCGCCCGCCTGGCCACGACCGCGGCCGACGGCACGGCCCGCGTGTGGGACACCCGCTCGGGCGCGACCATCGCCGTGCTGCGGGGCGAGAAAGGCGACTCCCCCTGGCACGCCCAGTTCACCCCCGACGCCCAGCGTGTCCTCATCACCACCGTCACCAGCTCGGGCAGCCTCGAGGCACGGCTGTGGGACGTTGCCTCTGTCTCGCCGCTCCACACGTTCCGGGGCAGGAACGGCACGCCGACGGGAGCTGCCCTGAGCCCGGATGGCTCCCGTGTGGCGACCGCGGACGGCGCGGCGGTGCGGTTGTGGGACACGGCCTCGGGTCGCGAACTGGCCGTGCTGGAGGGGCATGCGAAACCGGTCACTCACGTCCTCTTCAGCGGCGACGGGCTGACGATTGTCACCGGAGGCGAGGACGGCACGGCGCGTCTCTGGCGCGCGAGGCCGTGGTGGTCGGGGGCCTATCCGGGCGACGCGGCTGTCCCCTGGCGCGAGCGGTTCGAGGCCTGGCGCGTCGATCAGTACCGCCGTTGGCAGGAGGCCCTCCACCGATGA